From Miscanthus floridulus cultivar M001 chromosome 15, ASM1932011v1, whole genome shotgun sequence, the proteins below share one genomic window:
- the LOC136508907 gene encoding EH domain-containing protein 1-like: protein MKRPQDWVKPKPSELGDCTTIMLRNIPNKLRSGDMISLLDEQCARANRAAGSIVAAYDVLYLPMDFSKYDGNCFQKSKHLVKRVDPEMDGYPQEQSHLTNKWFSSKSSKKIPLTVVTSVIDGLKKLYIEKLKPLEVTYKFNDFVSPLLVEMECKVKQFTIG, encoded by the exons ATGAAGCGCCCGCAGGATTGGGTGAAGCCGAAGCCTTCAGAGCTTGGAGACTGCACCACCATCATGCTCCGGAATATCCCCAACAAGCTCAG GAGCGGCGATATGATCAGTTTGCTCGACGAGCAGTGCGCGCGTGCGAACAGGGCCGCCGGCTCCATCGTCGCAGCGTACGACGTCTTGTACTTACCCATGGATTTCAG TAAATATGATGGCAACTGCTTTCAGAAATCTAAGCATTTGGTGAAGCGTGTTGATCCAGAAATGGATG GATACCCTCAGGAACAATCCCATTTAACAAACAAATGGTTCAGCTCAAAGTCATCAAAGAAG ATACCTCTGACTGTTGTTACTTCTGTCATTGATGGCTTGAAAAAACTTTATATCGAAAAGTTAAAGCCTTTGGAAGTTACATACAAGTTCAATGATTTCGTCTCCCCTTTGCTG GTAGAGATGGAGTGCAAGGTGAAGCAGTTTACAATTGGTTGA
- the LOC136507719 gene encoding uncharacterized protein has translation MKIAALYGKSGASGSASGRGRGKGGGQGKGRGKGKGKGARPPSPTAPSSSSEELPSAHASADEEELPFAHASTDEEEVQEEQEQVEEALGSEVWLREGWIKVSGGDHNRKVNGILGLLCRQNFPGLVQFREELQPAYTWDHYVAALDAADRDGRVFPNKAERVKGELWDFYRCQEGYEAKAASICEEAAKKLVKDMHYEARVQAIIDYYAHYRRMKVKKEEARTMNLTKEQFLQVPPYWCAQHAQCWEYMVDKWVEPGWVETHNACRDRRLLMPRASHHQGSLSLDEYREKWSSSHEGQPCSQFKAWVLSKKGKATENIDFNPEDPPEAYNDPSIHSRVSDYTTMARLVHGPQFDPSTEDLDGEIVMRVGGGKKHGRYWIGDSTLDTASTPTLSQIRARSTSSSPAIRPRPTTTQFQMETLQARVEAEMKQREEMEARMAEMEAKMAAERQTMQRMEEENRLRMDQMFQYMQIFASSMGQALPLPPVLFSPP, from the exons ATGAAGATCGCTGCGCTTTACGGAAAGAGCGGAGCTTCAGGGTCAGCTTCAGGGAGGGGTCGAGGCAAGGGTGGAGGGCAGGGTAAAGGGAGGGGTAAAGGGAAGGGTAAAGGGGCGAGGCCCCCATCGCCTACAGCTCCCTCGTCGTCATCTGAGGAGCTACCTTCCGCGCACGCCTCTGCTGACGAGGAGGAGCTACCTTTTGCGCACGCCTCTACTGACGAGGAGGAGGtacaggaggagcaggagcaggtggaggaggcaCTGGGTTCCGAGgtctggttgcgag AGGGTTGGATTAAGgtcagtgggggtgatcacaaccgcaaggtcaacggcatccttggccttttgtgcaGGCAAAACTTTCCTGGCTTGGTGCAGTTCCGCGAAGAGCTgcagccggcctacacgtgggaccaCTACGTCGCCGCCCTCGACGCCGCTGATCGTGACGGCAGGGTATtccccaacaaggcggagcgggtgaagggcgagctgtgg gacttctacagatgccaggaggggtacgaggccaaggcggcctccatctgtgaagaagccgccaagaagctcgtgaaggacatgcactacgaggcgcgcgtccaggccatcatcgaCTACTATGCTCATTACAGACGGATGaaggttaaaaaagaagaggcaagaaCAATGAACCTGACCAAGGAACAATTCTTGCAG GTGCCTCCGTACTGGTGCGCCCAGCATGCCCAGTGCTGGGAatacatggtggacaagtgggtggagcccgggtgggtggagacgcacaacgcttgccgggaccggcgtttgctgatgccacgtgcatcacaccatcaaggcagcctgagcctcgacgaatacagggaaaaatgg tcgtcgtcacatgagggccagccttgctcccagttcaaggcatgggttctgtccaaaaagggcaaggcaacggaaaacatcgacttcaacccggaggacccgcccgaggcgtacAACGATCCCAGCATCCACAGCCGCGTCAGTGACTACACGACGATGGCAAGGCTAGTTCATGGGCCACAGttcgatccgagcaccgaggatcttgatggagaaatcgtgatgagggtgggaggaggcaagaagcatggccggtactggattggcgacagtacactcgacacggcctctactcccactctctcccagatccgagcaagaagcacgagctcgagcccggcgatacgcccacggccaaCCACTACGCAGTTTCAGATGGAGACTCTCCAG gcccgggtggaagcagaaatgaagcaacgggaggagatggaggcgaggatggcGGAGATGGAGGCGAAGATGGCGGCCGAGCGGCAGACGATGCAGAGGATGGAggaagaaaatcggttgaggatggaccaaatgttccaatacatgcaaatttttgcatcgagtatgggtcaaGCTTTGCCACTGCCACCGGTGCTATTCTCTCCACCTtag